From Paraburkholderia fungorum, the proteins below share one genomic window:
- the dnaG gene encoding DNA primase, whose protein sequence is MIPPSFLQDLLNRVDIVDVVGRYVQLKKGGANFMGLCPFHNEKSPSFTVSPTKQFYHCFGCGAHGTAIGFLMEHVGSSFPEAVNDLAQSVGLTVPNEPSPGYGGGSGGSGGYSSGASKAVTTALSDVMQTACDYYRKQLRSAPNAIQYLKKRGLTGEIAARFGLGYAPDGWQNLEPAFPNYRDDSLVESGLVIVSEKSDAQGQNRRYDRFRERIMFPIRNVKGQVIGFGGRVLDGGEPKYLNSPETPLFNKGSELYGLFEARLAIREQHYVLVVEGYMDVVALAQLGFQNAVATLGTACTPIHVQKLMRQTDTVIFSFDGDSAGRRAARRALDACLPHAADNRTIRFLFLPSEHDPDSYVREFGTEAFAEQVERAMPLSQFMLNEVLTGKELDQPEGRARALFDAKPLLQALPANALRAQIMHMFADRLDVPFDEVAALCEVDSRIAAAARQAPARKDRRSVTGIEEKTLRNLVMYPRTVAVLDEDAEQALLSVTRHGELFEEVTTHARALGDSAEFQLLSDLLRNGANAPTFEEIFRKILDYDENVRDLLLKDPEDATVIEERREQERIVGEELKAAILKMRYDAYCERLEQLSRQSRHTPEEFAELSELNRKRADMKRQLGL, encoded by the coding sequence GTGATTCCACCGTCATTCCTGCAGGACCTGCTCAACCGCGTCGATATCGTCGACGTGGTCGGCCGGTACGTGCAGTTGAAAAAGGGCGGCGCGAACTTCATGGGGCTTTGTCCGTTCCACAACGAGAAAAGCCCTTCGTTTACGGTTAGTCCGACTAAACAGTTCTATCACTGCTTCGGCTGCGGCGCGCATGGCACGGCCATCGGCTTCCTGATGGAGCACGTCGGTTCCTCGTTTCCCGAGGCGGTCAACGATCTGGCGCAATCGGTCGGCTTGACCGTGCCGAACGAACCGTCGCCGGGATATGGCGGTGGCTCGGGCGGTTCCGGCGGTTATTCGTCGGGGGCGTCCAAAGCCGTCACGACCGCGCTGTCCGACGTCATGCAAACCGCCTGCGATTACTACCGCAAGCAGCTGCGCAGCGCGCCCAATGCCATCCAGTATCTGAAGAAACGCGGCTTGACCGGCGAAATCGCGGCCCGTTTCGGCCTCGGCTATGCGCCGGACGGCTGGCAGAATCTCGAGCCCGCATTTCCCAATTACCGGGACGATTCACTGGTCGAATCGGGGCTGGTTATCGTCAGCGAAAAGTCGGATGCGCAAGGGCAGAACCGCCGTTATGACCGATTTCGAGAGCGGATCATGTTCCCGATCCGCAATGTCAAAGGGCAGGTGATCGGCTTCGGCGGCCGCGTGCTGGACGGCGGCGAGCCCAAGTATTTGAATTCGCCCGAAACGCCGCTATTTAACAAAGGCAGCGAGCTATACGGCCTGTTCGAGGCGCGGCTAGCGATTCGCGAGCAACATTACGTGCTCGTGGTCGAAGGCTACATGGACGTGGTTGCGCTGGCCCAGTTGGGGTTCCAGAACGCGGTTGCCACGCTCGGTACGGCCTGCACACCGATTCACGTCCAGAAACTGATGCGCCAGACCGACACGGTCATCTTCAGTTTCGACGGCGATTCGGCCGGCCGTCGCGCCGCCCGTCGCGCGCTGGACGCCTGCTTGCCGCATGCGGCGGACAACCGGACCATCCGCTTCCTGTTCCTCCCGTCCGAGCACGACCCCGACAGCTATGTACGCGAATTTGGCACGGAGGCGTTTGCCGAACAGGTCGAACGCGCGATGCCGCTGTCGCAATTCATGCTGAACGAAGTGCTCACGGGCAAGGAACTGGATCAGCCGGAAGGCCGTGCCCGCGCGCTGTTCGACGCCAAGCCGCTGTTGCAGGCCTTGCCGGCCAACGCGTTGCGCGCGCAGATCATGCATATGTTTGCCGACCGGCTCGACGTGCCGTTCGACGAAGTTGCCGCTCTTTGCGAAGTCGATTCGCGAATCGCAGCGGCTGCGCGCCAGGCGCCCGCTCGCAAGGATCGACGCAGCGTCACGGGAATCGAGGAAAAGACCCTGCGCAATCTGGTGATGTATCCGCGCACGGTGGCCGTGCTCGACGAAGACGCCGAACAGGCGCTTCTGAGCGTGACCCGGCACGGCGAACTGTTCGAGGAAGTGACGACGCACGCACGTGCACTCGGCGATTCGGCGGAGTTTCAGTTGTTGTCCGACCTATTGCGAAACGGCGCAAACGCCCCAACTTTCGAGGAAATCTTTCGCAAAATTCTGGACTATGATGAAAATGTCCGGGATTTGCTGCTAAAAGATCCCGAGGATGCGACTGTTATCGAGGAGCGGCGGGAGCAGGAGCGGATCGTGGGTGAGGAACTGAAGGCCGCGATCCTGAAGATGCGGTATGACGCT